One Coleofasciculus chthonoplastes PCC 7420 genomic region harbors:
- the hpsC gene encoding hormogonium polysaccharide secretion pseudopilin HpsC translates to MFATLKFILASQLKRSQSARNLSGFTLIELLVAIIIAALVITPLLGFAIDILQTDRREQAKATTEQELQAALDYIARDLQQAVYIYDEQGLTEINNTGLNAATRSGIRNQIPPMAGTTGCDNTTTTCQPILVFWKRQHLDRQQVGNLNIASLTRNDGTYDDAFIYSLVGYYLIEENNGLWSDETARIGRFEIRDGIRNPNATATRTEGTTTVKYDLLPSQGFSNFDLSVSGSNLGQKLNQWTKHPDSYNTNVNILVDYIDQNAPTPTCPVGMSPTQSASDLEGGFYACVNTPDNTIAQVYLRGNALARIQQDTDNVDRDEASTYFPTATMQIQRKGFLNID, encoded by the coding sequence ATGTTCGCAACACTGAAATTTATCCTAGCCAGTCAGTTGAAACGCTCTCAATCAGCCCGAAACTTGAGCGGTTTTACCCTGATTGAACTGCTCGTCGCCATTATTATCGCGGCTCTGGTGATCACACCCTTATTAGGATTCGCGATCGATATCCTGCAAACCGACAGGAGAGAGCAAGCTAAAGCGACTACGGAGCAAGAACTTCAGGCAGCACTGGATTACATCGCCAGAGATTTGCAGCAGGCTGTTTATATCTATGATGAGCAGGGTTTAACCGAGATCAACAATACAGGACTAAACGCCGCTACCCGATCGGGAATCAGAAACCAAATACCGCCAATGGCTGGAACCACTGGCTGTGACAATACAACAACCACTTGTCAACCGATTCTCGTTTTCTGGAAGCGACAACACCTGGATAGACAACAAGTTGGAAATTTAAACATCGCCAGCCTGACACGCAATGATGGTACTTATGATGATGCGTTTATTTATTCTCTAGTCGGTTACTATTTGATTGAGGAGAACAATGGTCTTTGGTCAGATGAAACAGCTCGAATTGGTCGGTTTGAAATCAGAGATGGCATCCGTAATCCCAATGCCACAGCAACAAGAACAGAAGGGACGACAACGGTCAAGTACGATTTGTTACCGAGCCAAGGTTTCTCCAATTTCGACCTTTCCGTGTCTGGCAGCAATTTAGGCCAAAAGCTGAATCAGTGGACGAAACATCCGGATAGTTATAATACTAACGTTAACATTCTTGTAGACTATATTGACCAAAACGCCCCAACCCCAACCTGCCCAGTGGGGATGAGTCCTACCCAATCTGCATCTGATCTTGAAGGGGGGTTCTACGCCTGTGTTAATACTCCAGACAATACTATAGCTCAAGTGTATTTAAGGGGAAATGCCTTAGCTCGTATCCAGCAAGATACGGATAATGTTGATCGAGATGAAGCATCAACCTACTTCCCAACGGCAACGATGCAAATACAAAGAAAGGGGTTTCTGAATATTGACTAA
- a CDS encoding ABC transporter substrate-binding protein, with translation MIRIKTWKQFGLFALLGWLLSWLVSCSPAPAPSAAGEIEFWTMQLQPQFTEYFNQVIGDFEADNPDVNVRWVDVPWAEMERKILTAVSAKTAPDVVNLNPSFASQLATRNAWLELEETIPDEIRQQYLPKIWQASTIDNQSFGIPWYLTTRVTIYNQDLLKQAGISQPPTTYTELAEVAQQVKDKTGKYAFFVTFIPDDSSEVLESFVQMGVQLVDAEGKAAFNTPEGIAAFKYWVDLYQKGLLPREVLTQGHRNAIELYQAGETALLASGAEFLKTIETNAPDIAKVSATSPQITGKTGKKNVAVMNLVIPRDTNNPEDALNFALFVTNTENQLAFAQAANVLPSTIAAVEQYQAQLSSNPNASPVEQARAISANQLTEAEVLVPAMKDLNKLQAAIYENLQAAMLGEKEVEQAVADAAQMWDSLYVVRALALHRSNVGTNLKVISALKRNYEPRK, from the coding sequence ATGATTCGGATCAAAACCTGGAAACAATTTGGACTATTTGCCCTGTTGGGATGGCTGTTGAGTTGGCTGGTAAGCTGTAGCCCCGCCCCCGCCCCCTCAGCCGCTGGAGAAATAGAGTTCTGGACAATGCAGCTTCAGCCTCAGTTTACCGAGTATTTTAATCAAGTTATCGGTGACTTTGAAGCCGACAACCCAGACGTAAACGTGCGCTGGGTGGATGTCCCTTGGGCAGAAATGGAGCGTAAAATATTAACCGCCGTATCCGCAAAAACAGCACCGGATGTGGTTAACTTAAATCCCAGCTTTGCCTCCCAGCTTGCCACTCGTAATGCTTGGTTAGAGTTAGAAGAGACAATCCCCGATGAAATTCGGCAGCAATATTTACCCAAAATCTGGCAAGCCAGTACGATTGATAATCAAAGTTTTGGTATCCCCTGGTATCTAACCACACGGGTAACGATTTACAATCAAGATTTACTTAAGCAAGCCGGAATTAGTCAACCGCCCACAACCTATACTGAATTGGCAGAGGTTGCCCAGCAGGTGAAAGATAAGACAGGGAAATATGCCTTTTTTGTCACCTTTATCCCCGATGATTCCAGTGAAGTGTTGGAATCCTTTGTGCAGATGGGCGTGCAGTTAGTCGATGCAGAAGGAAAAGCTGCCTTTAATACGCCGGAAGGAATTGCAGCCTTTAAGTATTGGGTAGACTTGTATCAAAAAGGACTCTTACCGCGAGAAGTTCTCACCCAAGGACATCGAAATGCGATTGAATTATATCAAGCGGGAGAGACAGCATTACTAGCATCCGGTGCGGAATTCTTAAAAACCATTGAAACCAACGCCCCCGACATTGCCAAAGTATCAGCGACATCCCCTCAAATTACTGGAAAAACAGGGAAAAAGAATGTGGCGGTAATGAATTTAGTCATTCCACGGGATACAAATAATCCAGAGGATGCCTTAAACTTTGCTCTATTTGTGACAAATACCGAGAATCAGTTAGCCTTTGCTCAAGCCGCAAATGTTTTACCGTCAACCATTGCAGCAGTGGAACAGTATCAAGCGCAATTGTCAAGTAATCCGAATGCTTCACCCGTAGAACAAGCACGGGCAATTAGTGCCAATCAGTTAACAGAGGCGGAGGTATTAGTACCAGCGATGAAGGATTTAAATAAGTTACAAGCCGCAATTTATGAGAACTTACAGGCAGCAATGTTAGGAGAAAAGGAGGTAGAACAAGCGGTAGCTGATGCAGCCCAGATGTGGGATAGTTTGTATGTAGTAAGGGCTTTAGCCCTTCATCGCTCCAACGTAGGAACTAACCTCAAAGTTATATCGGCGCTGAAGCGCAACTACGAACCGAGGAAGTAA
- a CDS encoding bifunctional folylpolyglutamate synthase/dihydrofolate synthase, which translates to MDINSLLQPYQRFGVHLGLERIQRLLAALGNPHQRIPMIHVAGSNGKGSVCAYLSSVLSEAGYRVGRYTSPHLIDWTERICINQYPISTAELVNVLEQVQAAVPPDSEESPTQFEVITAAAWLYFAQKQVDIAVIEVGLGGRLDATNVCDQPLATIITSISREHWQVLGSTLSQIATEKAGILKANCPAIIAPLPPEAKAVVQSRIEQLNCPVTWVEPAQKFNRQTVVRAGFEPRLSSIATPKSLNPPLHQNADAPLWASYAGITYPLPLLGEIQLTNSAVAIATFQSLIRQGWQIPDSAIVSGMAKTQWLGRLQWTEWKNYRLLVDGAHNPAAATALREYVDTLNTPVTWVMGILSTKEHEGIFRALLRGGDRVYLVPVPDHSSAEPEELSAIARSVCPTLADCHTYPNLEAGLQAATATAADSTIVLCGSLYLVGYFLGS; encoded by the coding sequence ATGGATATTAATTCTCTGCTGCAACCCTATCAACGTTTTGGTGTTCACCTGGGTTTAGAACGCATCCAGCGACTTCTGGCGGCGTTAGGGAATCCCCATCAGCGTATCCCGATGATTCATGTGGCGGGAAGCAATGGGAAGGGTTCGGTTTGCGCCTATCTTTCCTCGGTTCTCAGTGAAGCGGGGTATCGGGTGGGACGCTATACCTCTCCTCATTTAATTGATTGGACGGAACGGATCTGTATTAATCAATACCCAATTTCTACGGCAGAATTGGTAAACGTTCTAGAACAGGTGCAAGCGGCGGTTCCCCCAGATAGCGAAGAGTCGCCGACGCAGTTTGAAGTGATTACGGCGGCGGCTTGGTTATATTTTGCCCAGAAACAGGTGGATATTGCGGTAATTGAGGTGGGGTTGGGGGGACGCCTGGATGCGACGAATGTCTGTGATCAGCCTTTGGCGACGATTATTACCTCAATTAGTCGGGAACATTGGCAGGTTTTGGGTTCGACGCTGAGTCAAATCGCTACAGAGAAAGCGGGTATCCTGAAAGCCAATTGTCCGGCGATTATCGCCCCTCTCCCACCGGAAGCGAAAGCTGTTGTCCAATCTCGGATTGAGCAGTTAAATTGTCCGGTAACCTGGGTAGAACCTGCCCAAAAATTCAATCGGCAAACTGTAGTCAGGGCGGGTTTTGAACCAAGGTTATCATCAATCGCGACACCTAAGTCCCTAAACCCGCCCCTACATCAAAATGCAGACGCGCCGTTATGGGCAAGTTATGCGGGGATAACCTATCCATTACCCTTGCTGGGGGAGATTCAGCTAACCAATTCTGCTGTGGCGATCGCGACTTTCCAATCCCTGATTCGTCAAGGTTGGCAAATCCCTGATTCTGCGATTGTTTCGGGGATGGCAAAGACGCAATGGTTGGGACGTTTACAATGGACTGAATGGAAGAATTATCGCCTATTGGTGGATGGCGCTCATAATCCGGCTGCGGCGACAGCGTTGCGTGAGTATGTGGATACGCTGAATACGCCTGTAACTTGGGTAATGGGGATACTCTCAACTAAAGAGCATGAGGGGATTTTTCGGGCGTTACTTCGAGGGGGCGATCGCGTTTACTTGGTTCCTGTGCCTGATCATAGTTCAGCCGAACCCGAAGAATTGAGTGCGATCGCGCGATCGGTTTGTCCTACTCTTGCTGATTGTCACACCTATCCTAACTTAGAGGCTGGACTGCAAGCGGCGACAGCCACTGCTGCTGATTCTACCATTGTCCTGTGCGGTTCTCTTTATCTGGTGGGTTACTTCCTCGGTTCGTAG
- the hpsB gene encoding hormogonium polysaccharide secretion pseudopilin HpsB gives MMSKRQLFHPPSKPNQAGFTVIESLMAIIVVSILMIGLSPVIVLSVATRVQARRVERATQAARTYIDGLQAGTIDFPLHTVPVADATNKNSFAVIGAPNSSVNLSSCSGNTYCQNTASESLYCIDFDDDGGCTSDSLIDMIVQGYRSVPSGTGTVTSPENSYFLGVRVYRADAFSGGRTLTAGTQKATFTGGTGLSSSEAPLVEMTTEVNASEVNYQNLCDRLGGCN, from the coding sequence ATGATGAGTAAACGCCAACTGTTCCACCCCCCCTCTAAACCCAATCAAGCCGGATTCACGGTTATTGAATCCTTGATGGCAATTATCGTGGTGTCTATCCTGATGATTGGACTCTCGCCCGTGATCGTTTTATCTGTTGCCACGCGGGTGCAAGCGCGACGGGTAGAACGGGCAACTCAAGCGGCTCGAACCTACATTGATGGCTTACAGGCAGGGACTATTGATTTTCCCCTACACACTGTTCCGGTAGCCGATGCCACAAATAAGAATTCATTTGCTGTCATTGGCGCTCCCAATAGTAGTGTCAACTTATCCTCTTGCTCGGGTAATACTTACTGCCAAAACACCGCGAGTGAAAGCCTATACTGTATCGATTTCGACGATGACGGGGGCTGTACCTCTGACAGTCTAATCGACATGATTGTACAAGGATATCGCAGCGTTCCGAGTGGCACGGGCACGGTAACTAGTCCTGAAAATAGTTACTTTCTCGGCGTGCGAGTTTACCGGGCAGATGCTTTCAGTGGCGGCAGAACTCTAACAGCCGGGACACAAAAAGCCACATTTACTGGGGGGACGGGTTTGAGCAGTAGTGAAGCTCCCCTGGTGGAAATGACGACAGAAGTTAATGCCAGTGAAGTCAATTACCAAAATTTGTGCGATCGCTTGGGGGGTTGTAACTAA
- a CDS encoding type II secretion system protein, translating to MRQNNSTPKPVPSATAGFTLLELIVVVFIIGILSAIAAPAWLHFTNIQRLNTAQYEVYQAMQAAKRNAKLKKGDWQASFREQDQIVQWAVHPETVTPATVNWQSLDPNIRLDDNETTLQSSGGIYKVEFDFKGNTPPPFGRLTLTTKQGGNAKRCVFVSTLLGTLRMAEDNPTPKEGKYCY from the coding sequence ATGCGACAAAATAATTCAACTCCAAAACCCGTACCTAGCGCCACGGCTGGATTTACGTTGCTGGAACTGATTGTAGTCGTTTTCATAATTGGGATATTAAGTGCGATCGCTGCCCCTGCTTGGCTACACTTTACGAATATACAGCGCTTGAATACAGCGCAATATGAAGTTTACCAAGCGATGCAAGCGGCGAAACGTAACGCCAAGCTGAAGAAAGGGGATTGGCAAGCTAGTTTTCGGGAACAGGATCAGATTGTACAGTGGGCGGTTCATCCTGAAACGGTTACGCCAGCGACAGTCAATTGGCAAAGTCTTGATCCTAATATTCGTTTAGATGATAACGAGACGACTTTACAATCCAGTGGTGGCATATATAAGGTAGAATTCGATTTCAAAGGCAATACTCCTCCTCCCTTTGGGCGGTTAACACTGACAACGAAGCAGGGAGGTAACGCTAAACGTTGTGTGTTTGTTTCTACCCTTTTGGGAACATTACGCATGGCAGAAGACAATCCGACACCCAAAGAGGGTAAGTATTGTTATTAG
- a CDS encoding pilus assembly FimT family protein yields the protein MKDWTLSKILLWKTLGSKTLPSRSKNSPSRAQGFTLIELIVVILIIAVLSAIIAPGWLAFVNRQRVAKVNDGVFSAMQEAQREAKRTKRSYSVSFKTDSNNLKVAVYPEGTTTIPWKPLNEGLDIKAGQVILCSNINTTANTIVSPATCDLSSDAKKRTIQFDYQGNLAKVAGNAPDTSIGVTVAIPQSNGGTQPIEATARCVIVKTLIGSMAIEKDSTCPLP from the coding sequence ATGAAAGACTGGACTTTATCGAAAATTTTATTATGGAAAACATTAGGGTCTAAAACATTGCCGTCGCGCTCAAAGAACTCCCCTTCCCGCGCACAAGGGTTTACACTGATAGAACTGATTGTGGTGATACTCATCATAGCAGTTCTAAGTGCGATTATCGCTCCGGGTTGGCTAGCGTTTGTCAACCGTCAACGGGTGGCGAAAGTGAATGATGGGGTGTTTAGTGCGATGCAGGAAGCGCAGCGGGAAGCGAAGCGGACGAAACGGAGTTACAGCGTTAGTTTCAAAACGGATTCAAATAATTTAAAGGTAGCGGTTTATCCAGAAGGAACAACAACTATACCCTGGAAACCTTTGAATGAGGGTTTAGATATTAAAGCCGGACAAGTGATTCTATGTTCTAACATTAATACGACAGCCAACACAATTGTAAGTCCGGCAACCTGTGATTTAAGCTCTGACGCGAAGAAAAGAACTATTCAATTTGATTATCAAGGAAATCTAGCCAAGGTAGCAGGAAATGCTCCTGATACATCGATAGGAGTTACTGTAGCGATTCCCCAGTCTAATGGAGGTACACAACCGATTGAAGCTACGGCTCGCTGTGTCATTGTTAAAACCTTAATTGGCTCAATGGCGATAGAAAAAGATTCAACTTGTCCTTTACCGTAA